One part of the Sphingobium yanoikuyae genome encodes these proteins:
- a CDS encoding superoxide dismutase, which translates to MAFVLPDLPYAKDAFGDILSVETFDFHHGKHHNAYVVKANELVAADESLQGKSLVELIKSSKGGLFNQVGQIWNHTFYWNSLSPVKTAPTGELLAKIEEAFGSVDALIEKLKAEAVGHFASGWAALILKDGKLEVTSYHDADTPVAHEGHAPLLILDVWEHAYYIDYRNLRPAYAEKLLKEAINWDFAALNLDGQGASRADQPA; encoded by the coding sequence ATGGCCTTTGTTCTGCCCGATCTTCCCTATGCCAAGGACGCCTTTGGCGACATCCTGTCGGTCGAAACCTTCGACTTCCACCACGGCAAGCATCACAATGCCTATGTCGTGAAAGCCAATGAACTGGTCGCCGCCGACGAGAGCCTGCAGGGCAAGTCGCTGGTCGAGCTGATCAAGTCGTCGAAGGGCGGCCTGTTCAACCAGGTCGGCCAGATCTGGAACCACACCTTCTACTGGAACTCGCTGTCGCCGGTGAAGACCGCCCCGACCGGCGAATTGCTCGCCAAGATCGAGGAAGCCTTCGGTTCGGTCGACGCGCTGATCGAAAAGCTCAAGGCAGAGGCCGTCGGCCACTTCGCCAGCGGCTGGGCCGCGCTGATCCTGAAGGACGGCAAGCTGGAAGTAACCAGCTATCATGACGCCGACACCCCGGTCGCGCATGAAGGCCATGCCCCGCTGCTGATCCTCGATGTGTGGGAACATGCCTATTATATCGACTATCGCAACCTGCGCCCGGCCTATGCCGAAAAGCTGCTGAAGGAAGCGATCAACTGGGACTTCGCTGCCCTCAATCTCGACGGCCAGGGCGCCAGCCGCGCCGACCAGCCGGCCTGA
- the rnk gene encoding nucleoside diphosphate kinase regulator, which produces MTLQQKWAAVPPIHIVESEADMISDLAWAVRDRLPDVSQLLLEEVGRAQLCSRAALPADVAAMGSTILYRDGARGTPRRVELVYPSHADVALGRISILTPVGAALIGMRAGNAILWPDRDGHLRDIMVDEVVQAQA; this is translated from the coding sequence ATGACCCTGCAACAGAAGTGGGCGGCCGTGCCGCCGATCCATATCGTCGAATCCGAAGCCGACATGATTTCCGACCTGGCCTGGGCGGTGCGCGACCGCCTCCCCGACGTCAGTCAGTTGTTGCTGGAGGAGGTCGGCCGGGCGCAGTTATGCAGCCGGGCGGCGCTGCCGGCCGATGTCGCGGCGATGGGATCGACCATCCTCTATCGCGATGGCGCGCGCGGGACGCCGCGTCGGGTGGAGCTGGTCTATCCCAGCCATGCCGATGTGGCGCTGGGCCGGATATCGATCCTGACGCCGGTCGGCGCCGCGCTGATCGGGATGCGGGCGGGCAATGCCATATTGTGGCCGGACCGCGACGGCCATCTGCGCGACATCATGGTGGACGAGGTGGTTCAGGCGCAGGCCTGA
- the ispZ gene encoding septation protein IspZ: protein MPADAKKPAHGGSLSLALDFGPLLVFFLSYKGAGWFWGAGNPITAMSFGTAAFMAAIVIAVIISKVKLGRVSPMLWLSALLILFFGGLTIYFHDQRFIQLKPTIIYAFFALMLFAGLLRGKPLLKYLLQAAYDGLTEEGWRKLSRNWALFFVAMAVANELMRRSMSFDTWLAVKVWGVTIVSVVFAGANIPMLLRHGLTLDDGLDSDEVGETTPPQG from the coding sequence ATGCCCGCTGACGCCAAGAAGCCCGCCCATGGCGGCAGCCTCAGCCTCGCGCTCGATTTCGGGCCGCTGCTGGTCTTTTTCCTGAGCTACAAGGGCGCGGGCTGGTTCTGGGGTGCGGGCAACCCGATCACCGCCATGAGCTTCGGCACCGCCGCCTTCATGGCCGCGATCGTCATCGCCGTCATCATCTCCAAGGTGAAGCTCGGCCGGGTCTCGCCGATGCTGTGGCTCTCGGCGCTGCTGATCCTCTTCTTCGGCGGCCTCACCATCTATTTCCACGACCAGCGCTTCATCCAGCTGAAGCCGACCATCATCTACGCCTTCTTCGCGCTGATGCTGTTCGCCGGGCTGCTACGCGGCAAGCCGCTGCTCAAATATCTGCTCCAGGCCGCCTATGACGGGCTGACCGAGGAAGGCTGGCGCAAGCTGTCGCGCAACTGGGCCCTCTTCTTCGTCGCCATGGCGGTCGCCAACGAACTCATGCGCCGGTCGATGAGCTTCGACACCTGGCTCGCGGTCAAGGTCTGGGGCGTCACCATCGTCTCGGTCGTGTTCGCCGGCGCCAACATCCCGATGCTGCTGCGCCACGGCCTGACCCTGGACGATGGCCTCGACAGCGACGAGGTGGGCGAAACCACCCCGCCGCAGGGCTGA
- the ftsY gene encoding signal recognition particle-docking protein FtsY, which translates to MTDTGTSWRDRLFGGLKRTSDKLGENLTGLFTKAALDDQTLDEIEEALIMSDLGPAMAGRVRDRLAEGRYNKELTEEYLREIIAEEIEKVLAPVARPLEIEAFPRPQVILVIGVNGSGKTTTIAKLANNFLEQDYGVMLAAGDTFRAAAIGQLKVWAERLGVPIVAGKEGGDAAGIVFDAVKQATATGIDVLIVDTAGRLQNKTELMDELAKVRRVLGRLNPAAPHDVVLVLDATTGQNALNQIEVFKETAQVTGLVMTKLDGTARGGVLVAAAEKYRLPIHAIGVGEKIEDLRPFDAGDMARAIAGTAYAR; encoded by the coding sequence ATGACTGACACCGGCACCAGCTGGCGCGACCGCCTCTTCGGCGGCCTCAAGCGCACATCCGACAAGCTCGGCGAGAATCTGACCGGCCTTTTCACCAAGGCCGCGCTCGACGACCAGACCCTCGACGAGATCGAGGAAGCCCTGATCATGTCCGATCTCGGCCCGGCCATGGCCGGCCGGGTTCGCGATCGCCTGGCCGAGGGGCGCTACAACAAGGAACTGACCGAGGAATATCTGCGCGAGATCATCGCGGAGGAGATTGAGAAGGTGCTGGCCCCGGTCGCCCGCCCGCTCGAGATCGAAGCCTTTCCGCGCCCGCAGGTGATCCTGGTCATCGGCGTCAACGGATCGGGCAAGACGACCACCATCGCCAAGCTCGCCAATAATTTCCTGGAACAGGATTATGGCGTGATGCTGGCGGCGGGCGACACCTTCCGCGCGGCCGCCATCGGCCAATTGAAGGTCTGGGCAGAACGTCTGGGCGTGCCCATCGTCGCCGGCAAGGAAGGCGGCGACGCGGCAGGCATCGTGTTCGACGCGGTCAAGCAGGCGACGGCCACCGGCATCGACGTGCTGATCGTCGACACCGCCGGCCGCCTGCAGAACAAGACCGAACTGATGGACGAACTGGCCAAGGTGCGCCGCGTGCTCGGCCGATTGAACCCGGCCGCCCCGCACGACGTTGTCCTGGTCCTCGATGCCACCACAGGACAGAATGCGTTGAACCAGATCGAAGTCTTCAAGGAAACCGCGCAGGTCACCGGCCTGGTCATGACCAAGCTCGACGGCACCGCGCGCGGCGGCGTGCTGGTCGCGGCGGCGGAGAAATATCGCCTGCCGATCCACGCCATCGGCGTTGGCGAAAAGATCGAGGATCTGCGCCCCTTCGATGCCGGCGACATGGCACGCGCGATCGCGGGGACGGCCTATGCCCGCTGA
- the mtaB gene encoding tRNA (N(6)-L-threonylcarbamoyladenosine(37)-C(2))-methylthiotransferase MtaB produces the protein MPGPDIITLGCRLNIAESEAIREMAGAQDDLIVVNSCAVTAEAVRQTRQAIRRARRDRPDARILVTGCAAQTEPQTFAAMAEVDGVIGNREKLEAAAYTPSSQRPEGRRQPTLGSQAGWSALSQETPAFAGVTEEEAKVNVSDIMAVRDTAPHMASAFAEHARAFLEVQNGCDHRCTFCIIPYGRGNSRSVPAGAVIDKAKQLVDAGYSEIVLTGVDVTSYGPDLPGSPSLGQLVERLLRHVPDLPRLRLSSIDSVEIDERLFDLIAHEPRMMPHLHLSLQAGDDMILKRMKRRHARADAVRIVERVKAARPDISIGADIIAGFPTEDDAMFANSLALVADCDIVHGHIFPYSPRTGTPAARMPQLDRATIKARAALLRDACTAQRDAWLARLVGTRQSVLVERNGLSGHAENFAPVRFITPQPPSTIVAARISGLENGALIAQEAQ, from the coding sequence GTGCCCGGTCCCGACATCATCACCCTGGGCTGCCGGCTCAACATCGCGGAAAGCGAAGCTATTCGTGAGATGGCCGGCGCACAGGACGACCTGATCGTCGTCAACAGCTGCGCCGTGACGGCCGAGGCCGTACGCCAGACCCGGCAGGCGATCCGCCGCGCCAGGCGAGACCGCCCCGACGCCCGCATCCTCGTCACCGGCTGCGCTGCCCAGACCGAGCCCCAGACCTTCGCCGCCATGGCGGAAGTGGACGGCGTGATCGGCAACCGGGAGAAGCTGGAGGCCGCCGCCTATACCCCGTCATCCCAGCGACCCGAAGGGCGGCGTCAGCCAACGCTGGGATCTCAGGCCGGATGGAGCGCCCTGTCGCAAGAGACCCCAGCTTTCGCTGGGGTGACGGAAGAAGAAGCGAAGGTCAACGTTTCCGACATCATGGCCGTGCGCGACACCGCGCCGCACATGGCCAGCGCCTTTGCCGAACATGCCCGCGCCTTTCTGGAGGTGCAGAATGGCTGCGATCACCGCTGCACCTTCTGCATCATCCCCTATGGCCGGGGGAACAGCCGCTCCGTCCCCGCCGGCGCGGTGATCGACAAGGCGAAGCAACTGGTCGATGCGGGCTATAGCGAGATCGTGCTGACCGGCGTCGACGTCACCAGCTATGGCCCCGACCTGCCGGGCAGCCCCTCGCTCGGCCAGCTTGTCGAACGGCTGCTGCGCCATGTCCCGGACCTGCCCCGACTGCGCCTCTCCTCGATCGACAGTGTCGAGATTGACGAGCGGCTGTTCGACCTCATCGCCCATGAGCCGCGCATGATGCCGCATCTGCATCTCTCGCTGCAGGCCGGCGACGACATGATCTTGAAGCGCATGAAGCGCCGCCATGCCCGCGCCGACGCGGTGCGCATCGTCGAGCGGGTGAAGGCCGCCCGCCCGGACATCAGCATCGGCGCCGACATCATCGCCGGCTTCCCGACCGAGGATGACGCCATGTTCGCCAACAGCCTGGCGCTGGTCGCCGATTGCGACATCGTCCACGGCCATATCTTCCCCTATTCGCCGCGCACCGGCACGCCGGCCGCGCGCATGCCCCAGCTGGATCGCGCCACCATCAAGGCGCGCGCCGCCCTGCTGCGCGATGCCTGCACGGCCCAGCGCGATGCCTGGCTCGCCCGCCTGGTCGGCACCCGCCAGTCGGTGCTGGTCGAACGCAACGGCCTGTCGGGCCATGCGGAAAATTTCGCGCCGGTGCGGTTCATTACACCCCAGCCCCCCTCCACGATCGTCGCGGCCCGCATCAGCGGTCTTGAGAATGGCGCGCTGATCGCGCAAGAGGCGCAATAA
- the dapF gene encoding diaminopimelate epimerase yields the protein MMSRFSKMHGLGNDFVVIDARQAPVAMTEARARAIADRHAGIGCDQLIVIGDAEAGDQADVSMLIFNSDGSEVEACGNATRCVPLFVGKDVLIRTRAGLLDAKGVDGGASVDMGAPRFDWDAIPLGYPMDTLTMSASWEDLPAPAAVNVGNPHVIFFVEDLDAVDFERLGPLIEHDPLFPARVNVNFAQVVGPQHLRLIVWERGAGLTRACGTGACATAVAAIRRKLMAGPVTVSLPGGDLEIDWAPGGTIRMTGPATHVFDGEADWDRF from the coding sequence ATGATGAGCCGCTTTTCCAAGATGCATGGTCTGGGCAATGATTTCGTCGTGATCGACGCGCGCCAGGCGCCGGTCGCGATGACGGAGGCGCGCGCCCGCGCCATTGCCGATCGCCATGCCGGCATCGGCTGCGACCAGTTGATCGTCATCGGCGATGCGGAGGCCGGCGATCAGGCCGACGTATCGATGCTGATCTTCAATTCCGACGGCTCGGAAGTGGAAGCCTGCGGCAATGCCACCCGCTGCGTACCGCTGTTCGTCGGCAAGGACGTGCTGATCCGCACCAGGGCCGGGCTGCTCGACGCCAAAGGCGTGGACGGCGGCGCCAGCGTCGACATGGGGGCGCCCCGCTTCGACTGGGACGCGATCCCGCTTGGCTATCCGATGGACACGCTGACGATGTCGGCCAGCTGGGAAGACCTGCCCGCCCCGGCCGCCGTCAATGTCGGCAACCCGCATGTGATCTTCTTCGTCGAGGATCTGGACGCGGTGGATTTCGAACGGCTCGGCCCGCTGATCGAGCATGACCCGCTCTTCCCCGCCCGCGTGAACGTCAATTTCGCGCAGGTCGTCGGCCCGCAGCATCTGCGCCTGATCGTCTGGGAACGCGGCGCGGGCCTCACCCGCGCCTGCGGCACCGGCGCCTGCGCCACCGCCGTCGCGGCGATCCGGCGCAAGCTGATGGCCGGCCCGGTGACGGTCAGCCTGCCGGGCGGCGATCTGGAGATCGACTGGGCACCGGGCGGCACGATCCGCATGACCGGCCCCGCCACCCATGTGTTCGACGGCGAGGCGGACTGGGACCGCTTCTGA
- a CDS encoding threonine ammonia-lyase, which yields MTDSPDLSLMAITAADVADAARLIAPAAVRTPLIENAALNDHCGRRVLVKFEGAQHSGSFKFRGAYNRLARLNAAERAAGVVAWSSGNHAQGVAFAARLLGIPATIVMPADAPAIKTANTRALGAEVVPYDRFTQSREEIATALATERGATLVPSFDDPFIIAGQGTIGLEILEQAQAVGADLAQILVCCGGGGLVAGTATAVKAARPDIAVYAVEPAGFDDTARSLASGVRESVSPDARSICDALLAPSPGALTFPINHALLAGGLVVSDDQVRDAMRFAFTMLKLVVEPGGAVALAALLAGLAPPTDGATALVISGANVDPQDYAAIIGGQNA from the coding sequence ATGACCGATTCGCCAGATCTATCCTTGATGGCCATCACTGCCGCCGACGTCGCCGATGCCGCGCGGCTGATCGCGCCGGCGGCGGTCCGCACCCCGCTGATCGAGAATGCCGCGCTCAACGATCATTGCGGCCGGCGGGTGCTGGTGAAGTTTGAGGGCGCCCAGCATAGCGGATCGTTCAAGTTCCGTGGCGCCTATAACCGCCTCGCCCGGCTGAACGCTGCGGAACGGGCGGCGGGCGTCGTCGCCTGGTCCTCGGGCAACCATGCCCAGGGCGTCGCCTTCGCCGCCCGCCTGCTCGGCATTCCCGCCACGATCGTGATGCCGGCCGATGCCCCGGCGATCAAGACGGCCAACACCCGCGCGCTCGGCGCAGAGGTCGTCCCCTATGACCGCTTCACCCAGAGCCGTGAGGAAATCGCCACCGCCCTTGCAACCGAACGCGGCGCCACCCTCGTCCCCTCCTTCGACGATCCCTTCATCATCGCCGGCCAGGGCACGATCGGCCTCGAAATATTGGAGCAGGCCCAGGCCGTCGGCGCTGACCTCGCACAGATACTCGTCTGCTGCGGTGGCGGCGGGCTGGTCGCGGGCACGGCGACGGCGGTCAAGGCCGCCCGCCCGGACATCGCCGTCTATGCGGTCGAGCCCGCCGGCTTCGACGACACCGCCCGCTCGCTTGCCAGCGGCGTGCGCGAAAGCGTCTCGCCCGACGCGCGCAGCATCTGTGACGCGCTGCTGGCGCCCAGCCCCGGCGCGCTGACCTTCCCGATCAACCATGCCCTGCTGGCCGGCGGCCTGGTCGTCAGCGACGATCAGGTGCGCGACGCGATGCGCTTCGCCTTCACCATGCTCAAGCTGGTGGTCGAACCGGGCGGCGCAGTGGCGCTCGCCGCCCTGCTCGCCGGCCTCGCCCCGCCCACTGACGGCGCCACCGCCCTCGTCATCTCCGGCGCCAATGTCGATCCACAGGATTATGCCGCGATCATCGGCGGCCAGAACGCCTGA